A stretch of the Vigna radiata var. radiata cultivar VC1973A chromosome 7, Vradiata_ver6, whole genome shotgun sequence genome encodes the following:
- the LOC106767106 gene encoding cannabidiolic acid synthase-like 1, translating into MKYLSTYFTFATIIAFLFSFEPPLLDSREKFVQCLYNYPNISNSISNVVYTETNSSYSSILDMSIQNDRFSNLSSKLQVIVTPLDVSHIQATVMCSQRHGLQIRTRSGGHDYEGLSYVAQVPFVIIDLFXLRXIXVDVXNQTAWVQAGANLGELXYTISQKSKTLGFPAGVCXTVGVGGHFXGGGYGSLMRKYGLAADNIIDAHIIDVNGNLLDREAMGEDXFWAIRGGGGASFGVIVAWKIKLVPVPSTVTVFNVARTLEENATEIIQKWQLVAHKLDERIFIRVDLKTVNSVEHGKQTIQANFVSMFQGGVEELIPLMQKNLPELGLDRKDCIETSWIGSVLFANAVVLGTNYMNEVPEVLLNRTRFRAGIMKGKSDYVRKPIPIDGLQGLWRLLYEVPNSQLQFAPYGGIMDEISETEIAFSHRSGIIFHIHYMVGWEEEGDEAAERYMNWIRKLYKYMEPYVSNSPRAAYINYRDLDIGVNNNDGYTSYNQASIWGLKYFRNNFRRLAVVKTKVDPHNFFRNEQSIPTLSDEENLSNI; encoded by the coding sequence ATGAAGTATCTTAGCACCTATTTCACCTTTGCTACCATCattgcttttttattttcatttgaacctCCTTTACTTGATTCTCGTGAAAAGTTTGTTCAATGTCTTTACAACTATCCCAATATTTCCAACTCAATCTCCAATGTTGTTTATACAGAAACCAACTCTTCATATTCCTCTATACTAGACATGTCCATTCAAAATGATAGGTTCTCCAACTTAAGCTCAAAACTCCAAGTCATTGTCACACCACTCGATGTTTCCCACATTCAAGCCACCGTAATGTGCTCCCAACGTCATGGCTTGCAGATTCGAACCCGAAGTGGAGGCCATGATTACGAGGGTCTCTCGTACGTTGCCCAAGTTCCCTTTGTGATCATTGATCTCTTCANCCTTCGANAAATCANAGTTGACGTANAAAACCAAACTGCNTGGGTTCAAGCTGGGGCAAATCTTGGTGAACTTTANTACACGATTAGCCAGAAAAGCAAAACNCTAGGNTTCCCAGCGGGTGTGTGTNCCACTGTAGGCGTTGGTGGCCACTTCAGNGGTGGTGGTTATGGATCCTTGATGCGTAAGTACGGTCTTGCCGCAGATAATATCATTGATGCTCACATAATAGACGTGAATGGTAATCTTCTTGACAGAGAAGCNATGGGTGAGGATNTGTTTTGGGCTATTAGAGGAGGTGGTGGAGCAAGCTTTGGAGTCATCGTGGCTTGGAAGATAAAGCTAGTTCCAGTTCCATCAACTGTGACAGTTTTCAATGTTGCAAGGACATTGGAAGAGAATGCAACCGAGATCATTCAAAAGTGGCAGCTTGTGGCCCATAAATTGGACGAGCGCATATTCATTAGGGTGGACCTGAAAACGGTAAATTCAGTTGAACATGGAAAGCAAACAATACAAGCAAATTTTGTGTCCATGTTTCAAGGAGGTGTAGAAGAACTTATTCCATTGATGCAAAAGAATTTACCGGAGTTGGGTTTGGACAGAAAAGACTGTATTGAGACTAGTTGGATTGGTTCAGTTCTTTTCGCGAATGCTGTGGTTCTTGGAACTAATTACATGAATGAAGTCCCTGAAGTTTTGCTTAACAGAACTCGATTTCGTGCAGGAATAATGAAAGGAAAATCTGATTATGTTAGGAAACCCATTCCTATTGATGGATTACAAGGATTATGGCGTTTGCTTTATGAAGTTCCAAATAGTCAGCTTCAGTTCGCCCCTTATGGAGGCATAATGGATGAGATATCGGAAACTGAAATTGCATTCTCACACAGATCTGGAATCATATTTCATATTCATTACATGGTGGGTTGGGAAGAGGAAGGCGATGAGGCTGCAGAAAGGTACATGAATTGGATTAGAAAGTTGTACAAATATATGGAACCTTATGTTTCAAACTCTCCGAGAGCTGCATATATAAATTACAGAGACCTTGACATTGGGGTTAATAACAATGATGGTTATACAAGCTACAATCAAGCCAGCATTTGGGGTCTCAAGTATTTCCGTAACAATTTCAGGAGATTGGCTGTAGTGAAGACCAAGGTTGATCCTCACAACTTCTTTAGAAACGAACAAAGTATTCCTACCCTATCCGAtgaagaaaatttatcgaacatcTAG
- the LOC106765543 gene encoding uncharacterized protein ycf23, translating to MHSLTCTPLSSSSSSSHHTTLKPNLNPLLGSDATSRPSSLPFKRRTCFTTRAILSSTRDDVLKHFNERRALKIISGLQNFNKDNVASVVTAADKGGATHVDIACDPELVKLAIGLTSCPVCVSSVDPVTFPAAVEAGALMVEIGNYDSFYEKGIIFTPEKILGLTKETRRMLPSIVLSVTVPHTLSLPDQVKLAESLELEGVDVIQTEGGKCSNPTKSGIMGLIEKATPTLAAAYSISRAVKIPVMCSSGLSAVTAPMAITAGAAGVGVGSAVNRLNDVVAMIAEVRSIANSLQTSFQTSTTYEVETQRQ from the exons ATGCATTCCTTAACATGCACaccactttcttcttcttcttcttcttctcatcaCACCACTCTAAAGCCAAATCTCAACCCTCTGCTAGGTTCAGATGCAACTTCCAGGCCATCTTCTTTACCCTTCAAAAGAAGAACCTGCTTTACTACCAGAGCCATACTCTCTTCAACCAGAGATGATGTCTTGAAGCACTTCAACGAACGTAGAGCTCTCAAG ATTATCTCAGGCTTGCAGAATTTCAATAAAGACAATGTTGCATCGGTGGTCACTGCTGCAgacaag GGTGGAGCAACTCACGTGGATATAGCATGTGACCCTGAGCTGGTAAAGCTAGCTATTGGCTTAACTTCTTGTCCG GTTTGTGTTTCTTCTGTAGATCCTGTAACATTTCCAGCTGCAGTTGAAGCAGGAGCACTAATG GTTGAGATTGGAAACTATGATTCATTCTATGAGAAGGGAATAATTTTCACTCCAGAAAAG ATTCTTGGTCTGACAAAGGAGACAAGGAGAATGCTTCCATCCATAGTCTTGTCTGTCACTGTTCCTCACACACTAAGTCTCCCTGATCAG GTCAAGCTTGCAGAGTCATTGGAACTAGAAGGTGTAGATGTTATTCAAACTGAAGGAGGAAAATGTTCTAATCCCACAAAATCTGGTATTATGGGATTGATTGAAAAG GCAACACCAACTTTAGCAGCAGCATATTCCATATCACGAGCTGTAAAGATCCCTGTCATGTGTTCATCAGGGCTAAGCGCTGTCACAGCACCTATGGCTATAACAGCTGGGGCAGCTGGTGTG GGTGTAGGGTCTGCAGTTAATAGACTTAATGATGTGGTTGCTATGATTGCGGAGGTCAGAAGCATTGCTAATTCATTGCAGACATCATTTCAGACATCCACCACTTATGAAGTTGAAACTCAGAGACAGTAG